The following are encoded in a window of Narcine bancroftii isolate sNarBan1 chromosome 2, sNarBan1.hap1, whole genome shotgun sequence genomic DNA:
- the LOC138753539 gene encoding LOW QUALITY PROTEIN: gap junction delta-2 protein-like (The sequence of the model RefSeq protein was modified relative to this genomic sequence to represent the inferred CDS: substituted 1 base at 1 genomic stop codon) translates to MGEWTILERLLEAAVQQHSTMIGRXEDCQDLQNQQMNAQLVDMILLTVVVIFRILVVAIVGETVYDDEQTMFVCNTLQPGCNQACYDKAFPISHIRYWVFQIIMVCTPSLCFITYSVHQSSKQRERQYSTVFISLDKERKREDSKIKKTTVNGVLQNSEISTKEMRSDFLEMQNSAARNSKMSKMRRQEGISRFYIIQVVFRNALEIGFLMGQYFLYGLNVPSMYECDRYPCIKAVECYVSRPTEKTVFLVFMFAVSGLCVVLNLAELNHLGWRKIKTAVRGAQERRKSIYEIRNKDSPHRIGVPNFGRTQSSDSAYV, encoded by the exons ATGGGAGAATGGACAATTCTGGAGAGGTTGTTGGAGGCGGCCGTCCAGCAGCATTCCACTATGATAGGAAGGTAAGAGGATTGTCAAGATCTGCAAAATCAGCAAATGAACGCG CAGTTGGTGGATAT GATCTTGCTGACCGTGGTGGTGATCTTCCGAATCCTGGTGGTGGCTATCGTGGGGGAGACGGTGTATGATGACGAGCAGACGATGTTTGTGTGTAACACTCTGCAGCCGGGCTGCAACCAGGCTTGCTATGACAAAGCGTTCCCAATTTCACATATTCGGTACTGGGTGTTCCAGATCATTATGGTGTGCACTCCCAGCCTCTGCTTTATAACCTACTCCGTGCACCAATCCTCCAAGCAGCGGGAGAGGCAGTACTCTACCGTCTTCATCTCCCTGGACAAAGAAAGGAAGCGGGAAGACAGCAAGATTAAAAAGACAACGGTGAACGGGGTTCTGCAGAACTCGGAGATTTCCACCAAAGAGATGCGGTCAGACTTTTTAGAAATGCAAAACTCGGCTGCCAGGAACAGTAAAATGTCGAAGATGCGGCGGCAGGAAGGGATCTCCCGCTTCTATATCATCCAGGTTGTTTTTAGGAATGCTTTGGAGATCGGTTTCCTGATGGGGCAGTATTTCCTCTACGGACTGAACGTGCCGTCGATGTATGAGTGTGACCGATACCCGTGCATTAAGGCGGTCGAGTGTTACGTGTCCCGACCCACGGAAAAGACGGTCTTCCTCGTCTTCATGTTCGCGGTGAGTGGACTTTGCGTCGTCCTCAATCTGGCTGAATTGAATCATTTGGGTTGGAGAAAGATCAAGACGGCGGTGAGGGGGGCACAAGAACGGCGGAAATCCATCTACGAAATCAGGAACAAAGACTCGCCGCACAGGATCGGGGTGCCCAACTTCGGGCGAACTCAGTCCAGTGACTCCGCCTATGTGTGA